Genomic window (Musa acuminata AAA Group cultivar baxijiao chromosome BXJ1-9, Cavendish_Baxijiao_AAA, whole genome shotgun sequence):
AATAATGATAACCATAGAGAGTTCCTCACTGACCAACTTCATCACTGACATTCCCCTTAGCAGGCATTGCTTTGTACATAACCATATTAAAGGAATCACTGTACAACAGCAGCTCCTCCGCAAACTGCTGCTTTGCAGGATCCTACAAATTTCCGGCAACAACTGGTAAATGTAACCTTTTTTGGTGGAAGAGAACTACTAATTAAGCAAGAGAAGGTTCATTTGCATCTTACATCAGGCATCAATGCAGGCCCTTTGAAATGGGAGTCAATATATTTTACCAAGTCGAGACTCTCTCCTCTGACCTCGTTATTATGCTCCAAAGAAGGTACCTATAGAACACAAGGCAATAATCACATACTAGCATAAAAAAACCAAAGACAAATGCCAAGAGAACAGTTTCTTGAGCGAACAAGACCTTATTTGCAGGGTAAATTTTCTCCTTGTACCATGCCGGTCGATTTTGCAGATCGATGGGCACCAATTCGATCTTTTCCTGCAATCCCTGATTTCACGTAAAAGCAGGTTAAAAGCGTTGTCATGTTCCAGAAACATCGCCAATTAGAAGAATGAACTTTCCTGAAAAAGATCGCAGGTGTTCGATCCAAAACAAATAGGGTTCAAGCCATATCTATTTGCAGCAAATTACCTACTGATTAAGAGAGACGTACCTTATAGTCTCTAGCTATCCAGGTGCGTTGCGCATATGGACATATATAAGCTATATACAACCTAGAATCCAAACCCCGAAAACAAATGAGGATACGCCAAtaaaaaaaagatctttttttttgccttttcaaaaacaattcgTCACAAAGCCAAACAAAGGAAGGAATATGGATACCTGGTGGTGCCATCAAAGATCGCAGGCGGTTCCGAAGCAGAAGTGAGACTAGGGGGAAGAGTCTCCATGCTTCAAAAAATAGAGgcagaaacaaacaaacaaatcaCACGAGATGAGGCAAATACCGTAAGTTTAGGGTTATTCCGACACGCTTAGATCGGAACCGAGGAGACCGAAGACGTCAAAACAAAGTGCTTCCTATGAAGAAGGATTACCTAAGTGTCGGTGCGGCGGCCATCGGCGATCTCCGAGACGCTTCGGACCAATCGGATGCGAGACTTGACGATAAGGCGAATTGAAACCATCTTTATAGCGCTGCATACTGTTTCGAGATGGCAAATCTACCCGATCGACCACATCGCGCGGACACGTGATCTGAATTTGATGCGCATGTGAGGATATAATAACATTACTTTAAATAGTCTTAACGGCGATTCGATCCGCCAAAATCGTAATTTTCAATTAATAATGATATGGTCAAAATAATATGGTCAATGATCATCCCACGTGTATTCGCATGTGCGACAACGTGTTAATCACATAGACACAATTATAGATTGGAAATCAATAGACAGGCAGTCAACTTTTACAGTCAAAGTAATTGGAAATCAATCCTCATGCATTCTCAAACTGAAGCAATAGAGAGAGTCTGCTGCTGCTTACTCTCATCATTTTGAACACAAGACTCAGTCTCCTCATCAAACTCATTGCTGTAAGCATAACCTTCCTCCCTAATCAATCTAAGCAGTCCCTCTAACACTGCATATAATTCGTCTGTTCGTCCATTTGAAGCATCCCGAGACACAAACACCTGCAGCCCATCACTCGTCTCAATCCAACTACAACCAGCAGTCTTTTCCAACCTGATTCCCCTCATCTTCTCCCTCACCGTTTTGGCTTCCTCCCGTCTCCCATCCTTCGAATACAAATTGGCCATGACGATATAATTCCCCGTGTTCTCGGGCTCAATCTCAAGCAGCTGCTCAAATGCAAACCGCCCAACCTCAACATCACCATAAACCGCTGCTCCATTGAGCAGTGCGCCCCATGTCTTAGAATTCGGCTCTATCGGCATCTTATCGATGAATTTGACGGCCTCCTTGAGCATCCCACCACGGCTAAGCACTCCAACCATGCAAGCATAATGCTCCACCGTTGGTGATACTCTGTAAACGGAAGACATGGCATCAAAAATGTGGCGAGCTTCATCCACTGCCCCGGCATGAGCACAAGCCGAGAGCACCGCGGTGAAAGTCACTAGGTCCGGCTTGATCCCAGCGTCGAGCATTCTATCAAACAGGCTCAGTGCAGCATCCGCGTCTCCGTGAGCCGCATAGGCCGATATGATTGCGGTCCAGACGACGACACTTCTGCCCACTGACACATCGAAAACTCGTCGAGCGCCTTCAAGAAAACCAGATTTTGCGTAAGTGTCGATGAGTGCAGTTGCAACATATATGTTCTGATGACAGTCATTTCTAATGGCGTAGCCATGGACTTGTTTCCCTCCCAGCAGACTCGAATTGAATGAGAGGGTTGGAAGAAGGCTTGAAAGTGTCACTGAATTAGGACTGAAACCCGAGGCCTGCATCTCGCAGACCAAGTCCAAAACTTCATCATGGTAATTGTTCTGTGCTAGACCGGCGATCACGGCATTCCATGTACTAAGGACGGGCGCAACTGCTTGCCGGAAGACATCCATTGCTGGTCTGACGAACCCGTAGCTCATGTACCCAGTTATCATCGCACTATAACTGACTCCATCCTTGTCGCTCATTTCCTCGAACAGTCGTCGGGCAGAATCCAGGCTCCCGCACTTGGCATAGAAGCCGATGACTGAATTCCACGCCACTCTCTCCATCTGAATCCCATGTTCCACAGCAAAGCGATGAACCTCCATGCCGAAAAGTAAATCCTTGAGTTGAGAGCAAGCCTGCAACACGCTCACGACGGTGACCGCATTAGGAAGCACGCCGCCAGATCTCGCTTCCATCTCCCGGTACAGTCGCAAGCATTCCTGGTAATGACCGCTCTGCGAGTAGCCGGCTATCATCGAGTTCCAGGAGACGATGTCCCTTTGGGGCATTGTGTCGAAAACTCTTTGAGCGGACGCTATATCGTCCCCGTGAGCGTAGGCTGTAATGAGACCATTCGAGACAAAGATGTTGCAGACGAGGCCGTGGCGGACGGCGAAGGCGTGGGCGCTCCTGTaggcggaggaagaggaaggtgggAGGGACGACAGGGACTTGAGGAGGGCGGAGAGGGTGAAGGCGTCGGGCGAAAGGGAGGTggggaaggaggagaagagacgGATGGCGTGGGAGGCGGGGCCGTGTAGGGCGTAGGCGAGGAGCATGGCGTTCCACGAAAAGAGGTTGCGACGGGGGATGTCGTCGAACATGCGACGGGCATCGTGGAGGCGGCCGCAGCGGGAGTACAGGGAGATGAGCTTGGAGGCGAGGAAGTTGGAAGCGACGACGGCGAAGACGACGAGGCGGGCGTGGAGCTGCTGGCCCTGGCGGAGGCAACCGCCATCGGCGCAGCGCTGGATGAGGACACCATAAGCGCCGATGTCCGGCAGCGCCGCCAGGCCATGGGAGGCGGCACTCCCCAAGGCCCACCGCACTTGGGCGGCCGTGGCCGCGGCCGCTATCCGTTGGAGCGGGACAGATAGCCTCATCCATCAAAACGGAGTCGGGACTCGGCCATTACCCGCTCGAAGCAATTGGGTAGGAGTCGGATCGAGCTCCGAGATATAATCATATAAGATCCGGATCCGGATTACACCAAGGCCAAATGTACGCTTGTCACAGATTAGGCTCTGTAATCCATGAGCTTTAATGATGGATTTGCCTAATGCCGTGCGGTGTAGCCC
Coding sequences:
- the LOC135592476 gene encoding pentatricopeptide repeat-containing protein At2g37310-like produces the protein MRLSVPLQRIAAAATAAQVRWALGSAASHGLAALPDIGAYGVLIQRCADGGCLRQGQQLHARLVVFAVVASNFLASKLISLYSRCGRLHDARRMFDDIPRRNLFSWNAMLLAYALHGPASHAIRLFSSFPTSLSPDAFTLSALLKSLSSLPPSSSSAYRSAHAFAVRHGLVCNIFVSNGLITAYAHGDDIASAQRVFDTMPQRDIVSWNSMIAGYSQSGHYQECLRLYREMEARSGGVLPNAVTVVSVLQACSQLKDLLFGMEVHRFAVEHGIQMERVAWNSVIGFYAKCGSLDSARRLFEEMSDKDGVSYSAMITGYMSYGFVRPAMDVFRQAVAPVLSTWNAVIAGLAQNNYHDEVLDLVCEMQASGFSPNSVTLSSLLPTLSFNSSLLGGKQVHGYAIRNDCHQNIYVATALIDTYAKSGFLEGARRVFDVSVGRSVVVWTAIISAYAAHGDADAALSLFDRMLDAGIKPDLVTFTAVLSACAHAGAVDEARHIFDAMSSVYRVSPTVEHYACMVGVLSRGGMLKEAVKFIDKMPIEPNSKTWGALLNGAAVYGDVEVGRFAFEQLLEIEPENTGNYIVMANLYSKDGRREEAKTVREKMRGIRLEKTAGCSWIETSDGLQVFVSRDASNGRTDELYAVLEGLLRLIREEGYAYSNEFDEETESCVQNDENHVSARCGRSGRFAISKQYAAL
- the LOC103996924 gene encoding protein IN2-1 homolog B, whose protein sequence is MAAAPTLSMETLPPSLTSASEPPAIFDGTTRLYIAYICPYAQRTWIARDYKGLQEKIELVPIDLQNRPAWYKEKIYPANKVPSLEHNNEVRGESLDLVKYIDSHFKGPALMPDDPAKQQFAEELLLYSDSFNMVMYKAMPAKGNVSDEVDVALNKIEDAFSKFNDGPFLLGKFSLVDIAYAPFIDRFQTFFLDVKNYDITKGRPNLSSWIEELNKIDAYSQTRIDPQELLAATKKRFGIA